The Enterobacter asburiae genomic sequence GCGTTCTGGCGGCCAGCGGCAGGCTGTAGTAATGCCAGGTTTTATTTTCTGCCTGTAACGTGTCCTTACTGGCTTCGCGTAGGGTTAACGACATAAGCTCCTCCTTAATCACAGAGATGCCCCGACAATCATCAGGGCCGTAATTAAAGATAACACAAAGATGTCGTAACGTTTTAATAACAACCCAAATTGATAAATTTAGGATTGGTCCAGAAAGGAAAAACAAAAAACCCCGCCGTAGCGAGGTTTTACAATTTAGTGGAGGGCCAACCAGATGAGCTGACTCCAGAACAGAATCGACACGGTAAAAACGCCGATCCATGACCAGTATTTGTGAGACGTCATGTTATTCATCATAGGGACACCAGGCATTATTTATTAAAAGTTCCGAGGTAAGTCCTCAGTGCTATATTGCTGATGTGTATTTATTAAAGAGTACAAAAGTGCAGAGTCGATATTCAGACTATTTGCATCATTATGCAATTAACTAAATTATTGTTTTTTGGGTTCGTCTTCAGCGAACACATCAATAAACGCTTGCTGCTGCGGCGTCAGTTTCCAGGACGCGGGTACAACAGTCGCAGGTGCTTTACGCCCTCTGTGGCCATTGTCACGATGCTGACACATCTGTTTTACCGTTTCTGTACGTACCGTCACTGCCATATTTAACCCCAATATTTCCAGGCCAGGAGAGCAACCACCACCCAAAACAGGGTAGAGACGAGAAAGACCGCCAGCCAGGCTTTACGCTTGAGCGCAGGATCCCTTTGCGGTTCTTCACTTCCTGAAGGCATTGCTAACCTCATACAATCGACATCGCTTATCATTTAGGACCAAACAATTGGTACAATTAATCATCTGTTGAGATAAATCCTAAAGAAACTTTAGCCGAAAAGCCAGTGAATTTACGCACCGGAAGGTATGAAATATTCAATCTTTTGACCAGAAATAAATAATTGAAAAGAAAAATTTGCGAAGGCGTAAATTAGTTTCTACTTTTGTCGCCAATTCACGACATTATAACCTTACGGATTAAATGGATAATGACATTATATGACAGGGGATGCGTAGATGATGATAATTCTAATTTAGCTTTGAGGTGTTATTTCGGTATCTTTCCCTAAGGGAAAGATACCGGGTGTGATTATTTTTCGGGGAGTTTGATGTCTTTAAACATCTCTTCAATATCTTCATTTGAGCGTAATGCAACGGCGGTATCAACCACATCACGCGTTAAATGAGGGGCAAAGCGCTGAATAAAATCATACATATAGCTGCGCAGGAAGGTGCTGCGACGGAAGCCAATCTTTGTGGTGCTATGACTGAAAACATCATGCGCATCAAGACGCACCAGGTCAGGGTCTGACACCGGATCCACCGCCATGCTGGCAATGACGCCAACCCCCAGACCAAGCCGCACATAGGTTTTAATCACGTCGGCGTCCGTTGCGGTAAAGACAATGCGCGGCGTTAACCCTGCCCGGTTAAAGGCCGTATCAAGCTCGGACCGTCCGGTAAAGCCAAACGTATACGTCACCAACGGATATTGAGCCAGCTCTTCGATAGTGACCGACCCTTTACCCGCCAGGGGGTGATCGGGGGTCACCACGATAGAACGATTCCAGTGATAGCAAGGAAGCATCACCAGATCGTCATACAGGTGAAGCGCTTCGGTGGCGATGGCAAAGTCTGCATTACCCTTGGAGACGGCTTCAGCAATTTGCGTTGGCGAGCCCTGGTGCATATGCAAAGAGACGCGAGGATAACGCTCGATAAAGCCTTTGATAACGCCGGGTAGCGCATAGCGTGCCTGGGTATGCGTCGTGGCAATATACAGCGAACCTTTATCCGGCCAGGTGTGTTCCCCCGCCACAGACTTAATTGCGTCGACTTTGGAGAGGACTTCCCGCGCAATGCGGATGATTTCCTGCCCCGCAGGCGTTACCTGGGTGAGATGCTTACCGCTGCGGGCAAATATCTGGATACCTAACTCGTCCTCCAGCATACGAACTTGTTTGCTGATGCCCGGTTGCGAGGTATATAACCCCTCGGCGGTAGAAGAGACGTTAAGGTTATGATTCACCACCTCAACGATATAACGAAGCTGCTGTAATTTCATGCCAGACCATCCGATTTAGCGCATGCGGTCAATCGCTTAAGACGATTTAATAATAAGAAACAGGTTAACTATAACCACTATATCATTTATAGCCTGACTGTATAGTACGGAACAAAAAATAATAACAAGGCAATAAAAAAGGGCCGGAAATCCGGCCCTTTAACAGGTAAGTTACGGTAAGGGAAGATTATTTCTTGCCTTCAACCCATTTGCCATCGACAAAGAAGGCTGACCATCCGGTCGCTTTACCCTCTTTCTCGGCCGCAACATACTGCTGCTTGGTTTTACGGCTAAACCGCACCACGGTTTTGTTGCCTTCCGGATCCTGCTGTGGCGCATCGGCCAGATAACGCAGTTTCTCAGGCAGACGATCGCGGAAGCGATGCAACTCTTCCACCAGCGGCGCGCGCGTTTCACGCGATTTCGGGAAGGTGTTGGCGGCCAGGAAGACACCTGCGGCACCATCACGCAGCACGAAGTACGCGTCTGATTTCTCGCACGGCAGTTCTGGCAGCGGAACCGGATCTTCCTTCGGAGGAGCCACTTCGCCGTTACGCAGGATTTTGCGCGTGTTTTTACACTCGTCGTTGGTACAGGCCATGTACTTACCGAAACGCCCCATTTTCAGGTGCATTTCAGAGCCACACTTCTCGCATTCCACAATCGGGCCGTCATAGCCTTTAATGCGGAACTCGCCCTCTTCGATCTCATACCCGTCACACGTTGGGTTATTACCGCAAACGTGCAGCTTACGTTTTGGATCGATCAGGTAGCTGTCCATTGCCGTGCCGCATTTCTTGCAGCGGCGTTTGGCACGCAGAGCGTTAGTTTCCGCATCGTCACCTTCCAGCACGTTGAGAACTTCGTTCTCAGGCACCAGGTTGATGGTGGTTTTGCAGCGCTCTTTTGGTGACAGCGCGTAGCCGGAGCAGCCAAGGAACACGCCCGTGGTTGCGGTACGGATCCCCATCTTGCGGCCGCAGGTTGGGCAGTCGATGCTGGTCAGAACCATCTGGTTAGGCAGCATGCCGCCCTCTTCAGGGTCTTTCTCCGCTTTTTCAAGCTGGTCGGTAAAGTCGCTGAAGAAGCTGTCGAGTACCTTTTTCCATTCCGCCTGATGGCTGGCAACCTGGTCGAGGCTGTCTTCCATTTGCGCGGTGAAATCGTAGTTCATCAATTCGCGGAAGTTAGCTTCCAGACGGTCGGTGACGATCTCACCCATTTTTTCCGCATAGAAACGACGGTTTTCAACGCGCACGTAGCCACGGTCCTGAATCGTCGAGATGATGGACGCGTAGGTCGACGGACGACCAATACCGCGTTTTTCCAGCTCTTTCACCAGGGACGCTTCACTGAAGCGCGCAGGCGGCTTGGTGAAGTGCTGTGCCGGAACCAGATCGACAAGCGACAACTCGTCACCTTTATTAACCGCAGGCAGCGTTCTGTCTTCATCGCCTTTACGCAGCGCAGGCATCACTTTCGTCCAGCCGTCGAAGCGCAGAATACGACCGCGCGCCTTCAGGCGGAAATCACCCGCGCCGACGGTCAGCGTTGTGGAGTCGTACTTCGCAGGCGTCATCTGACAAGCGACAAACTGGCGCCAGATCAGCTGATACAGCTTCTGCGCATCCGCTTCCATATCTTTTAACGATTCCGCGAGGACGGAGACGTCGGAAGGACGAATTGCTTCGTGCGCTTCCTGGGAATTCTCTTTGCTGGCGTACTGATTCGCACTTTCCGGCAGGTATTTTTTGCCGAAATTGTCGCTGATATAGCCGCGAACCATATTAACAGCGTCCTGGCTCAGGTTGGTGGAGTCAGTACGCATGTAGGTGATGTAGCCCGCTTCATACAGGCGCTGCGCCATCATCATGGTTTTCTTCACGCCATAACCCAGACGCGTGCTTGCAGCCTGTTGCAGCGTTGAAGTAATAAACGGCGCACCCGGCTTGCTGCTGGTCGGTTTGTCTTCACGTTCCAGCACCTGATAGCGTGCTTTTTCCAGCAGCGCTACGGCGGCCATGGTCTGGTCGCGGTTTTCCGGACGGAAAGGCTTATCGTTGTGATGGCTCACCTGCAGCGGCAGAGCGTCACCGCCCGGCGTGGTCACATTGGCATCGACTTCCCAGAACTCTTCCGGCACGAAGGCTTTAATTTCGCGCTCACGCTCAACGACCAGACGCACGGCGACGGATTGCACACGCCCTGCAGACAGGCCACGGGCAATCTTCTTCCACAGCAGTGGAGAGACCATGTAGCCCACCACGCGGTCCATAAAGCGACGTGCCTGCTGTGCGTTTACGCGGTCAATATTCAGTTCGCCCGGCTTCTCAAACGCCTGACGAATCGCATTCTTCGTAATTTCGTTAAACACTACACGGCTGTAGCGTTTGTCATCACCACCGATCACTTCCCGCAGGTGCCACGCAATGGCTTCCCCTTCGCGGTCAAGGTCGGTTGCGAGATAGATGTGGTCTGCTTTTTCAGCAAGCTGCTTCAGCTCGTTAACGACTTTTTCTTTCCCGGGCAGCACTTCATATTGTGCATCCCAGTTATGCCATGGGTTAACACCCATGCGGTTGACAAGCGCGCTACGTTCATCCTTTTTAGGCTTTTTAGCCCCTTTGGTGGAGGTAGAGTCTGCGCTCTTTTTGCTGGCTGAGCCACTGGTCGGCAAATCGCGGATATGACCCACGCTGGACTTAACCACGTAGTCATTACCCAGATACTTATTGATCGTTTTGGCTTTTGCCGGGGACTCAACGATGACGAGAGCTTTACCCATATTCACCTTTACCTAATTTAATTCTTCCAGGAATACGCCGCACGTTGATTTCCCTTCCGCTGACGACGAGCCAATGATATTGCGACTGCGTCAGGAGATATCAACCCCTTTGACTTACCGGACGTTAATGAGAAGACGCCCAGGTGATTGAGTTTTCGGGTATTTTTCTCACATCTCGTGTAATTCGTGACGAATTCCCGGTTGAATGTCAAGCAATTCTGTTGCCAGAATGACGAAAGCGCACACTCTACCTGATAAAATTCGTTACGCAACTTTATTAGCATGCAAAAGCAGATCCCGCCAGCCAGGCCCCTGCACCTTATCCCCTCACATTACAGGGAAAATTTGCCCCCAAAGCGCCCTCGGCGTAGACTATTGTCACTGTTTAAGGAGTGGATTATGCAGAATACGACCCAACCTATTGACCGAGCCTCTCTGCTTATCGAAGCAAACAAGCTTATCCGTGACCATGAAGATACGCTGGCGGGCATTGAAGCCACTGGCGTAGAGCAGCGTAATGGCGTGCTGATTTTCAGCGGCGAATACTTCCTTGACGAACAGGGTTTACCGACCCCGAAAAGCACCGCCGTGTTTAACATGTTCAAATACCTGGCGCATACGCTTTCAGAGAAATATCACCTGGTCGATTAACGCAAAACGCGAGGCATATGCCTCGCGTTTTTGTTTACAGCAGCGGTTTTTGTCCGCGCTGTAGCCAGCGCAACAGCAGGCGATCCGCGCTTTCCGCTGCACTGTTGGTAAAGCGGTCAAGGAGTCGCTTACGCTGGGTAAAGCGCACGCCCACCAGCTCCCGGCCTTCCATTAGATTGAGCAGCAGATCGTCGCTGGTTCCGACCTCATCCACCAGCCCTTTCTCCTGCGCCTGGACGCCGTACCAGTGCTCGCCCGTCGCGACCTGTTCAATATCGAGCGTTGGGCGCATACGGTGTACAAAATCTTTAAAGAGATGATGCGTTTCGTTGAGATCTTCGCGGAATTTTTGACGCCCTTCTTCCGTGTTTTCCCCCAGCAGCGTCAGGGTACGTTTGTACTGACCCGCCGTGTGAAGTTCGATATCAATCTCTTTATTTTTCAGGAAGCGGTTAAAGTTCGGAATTTGCGCGACCACGCCGATCGAGCCAATAATGGAGAACGGCGCGGCAACAATTTTGTCCGCCACGCAGGCCATCATGTAGCCACCGCTCGCCGCCACTTTATCCACGGCCACGGTCAGCGGGATCTGTTTTTCACGCAGGCGCTGCAGCTGTGAGGCGGCCAGTCCGTAACCGTGAACCACCCCGCCCGGGCTTTCAAGACGCACGACAACCTGATCCTGCGGTGTCGCCACGGCCAGAACGGCAGTCACTTCTTCCCGCAGAGAAGAAACTTCATGCGCATCCATACTGCCTTTAAAATCGAGCACATAGACGCGCGGCGTGGCCTTATCCTGCGGCGCATTGAGCTTTGCTTTTGCCTTTGCCGCTTTGGCTTCCTGTTTATGTTTTTTCTTCTGCGCTTTCAGCCAGAGTTTCTGTTGATGACTATCAAGCAGCGCCAGAGACATCTCTTCCTGCATCTCTTTATACTGCTCGCTCAGGCGGGTGATGCGTAACTCCCCACGCTGACGCTTGCGCTGCGTCAGGTTGACAATCAGAACGGCTACCACCGCAATGGCAACCACCACCGTCGCGATTTTGGCCAAAAACAACCCATATTGAGAAAGTAATTCCACGCGTTCCACCTTGATTTAACCACGAATCTTTCACGGCAGTGTACAACAGCCCTGCCCATGCGTCTCGCTCGTGACATTACCTCTGCGAGCCGCCTTCAGGAATCCCCGGGCTGGAGTTTAAATATTTGCAAATTGTTAATTTTACAGTAATGCCTCCTGTAGACTGATTGAATTATTAGGCTAATTCGGGCATAAAGCCGAAAAGTCATTATAAAGGCGCCATTGCATCACCGGTCGCCTGAGGAGTCACCGTGCATTATCAACCGCAAAAAAATCTGCTGCACAACCGGATTATTCTTGTCACCGGTGCCAGCGACGGGATTGGCCGCGAGGCAGCCCTGACATACGCCGAATATGGCGCGCACGTCATTTTGATCGGGCGCAACGAAGAAAAACTGAAAAGCGTCGCTCAGGAGATTGAGGCTGCATGCGGCACGCCGGCCCCGTGGTATACGCTCGATTTACTGACCTGCACGCCTGCGGTGTGCCAGGAATTAGCCCAGCGCATCAGCGCTCACTATCCGAGACTCGACGGCGTGCTGCATAACGCCGGTTTGTTAGGCGAGGTTCGTCCGATGGATAAACAGGATCCTGATATCTGGCAGCAGGTGATGCAGGTCAACGTCAACGGCACGTTTTTCCTCACACAGGCATTGCTTCCTTTATTACTCAAATCCGAGTCAGGGTCCCTGGTCTTTACCTCGTCCAGCGTTGGCCGTGAAGGACGCGCAAACTGGGGAGCCTATGCCGTATCAAAATTCGCGACCGAAGGCATGATGCAGGTGCTGGCGGAGGAGTATCAGAGCCGCCATCTGCGCGTAAACTGCATTAACCCGGGCGGTACGCGCACCAAAATGCGCGCCAGCGCGTTCCCGAGCGAAGATCCGCAGAAGCTGAAAACCCCGGCAGACATTATGCCGCTCTATCTCTGGCTGATGGGCGACGACAGCCGCCGCAAAACCGGGATGACCTTTGACGCCCAGCCGGGACGTAAACCTGGAATTTCTCAATGAGTGAAGAACGTCATCAGCAGCGCCAGCAGCGTCTGAAAGAACAGGTCGATGCGCGCGTCGCGGCAGCCCAGGACGAACGTGGGATCGTCATCGTTTTTACCGGCAACGGCAAGGGCAAAACCACTGCCGCATTCGGCACGGCGACACGCGCCGTCGGACACGGTCAAAAAGTGGGCGTGATCCAGTTTATCAAAGGCGAATGGCCCAACGGTGAGCGGAATTTGCTTGAGCCTCACGGCGTTGAGTTTCAGGTAATGGCGACCGGGTTTACGTGGGATACTCAGAACCGGGAAACGGATACTGCAGCCTGTCTCGCCGTCTGGGAGCATGCAAAGAGAATGCTGGCCGATCCCTCGCTGAATATGGTTCTGCTGGATGAGATCACCTATATGGTCGCCTACGACTACCTGCCGCTGGAAGCCGTGCTGGATGCTCTGAAGAATCGTCCTGTACACCAGACGGTTATCGTCACGGGGCGCGGGTGTCATCGGGATATTCTGGAGATGGCCGATACCGTCAGCGAGCTGCGTCCGGTCAAACATGCGTTTGATGCGGGCATCAAAGCGCAAATTGGAATTGATTACTAAAGAAAAAAGCCCGGCGTGTTCACCGGGCTTTTGTATTAACCGTTGTTGTTACGGCTGCCGGAGCGGCGGCTGCTGCTCACCTGGCTGTGTCGCTTCACCGCG encodes the following:
- the ymiC gene encoding small membrane protein YmiC; the protein is MNNMTSHKYWSWIGVFTVSILFWSQLIWLALH
- a CDS encoding YmiA family putative membrane protein, translated to MRLAMPSGSEEPQRDPALKRKAWLAVFLVSTLFWVVVALLAWKYWG
- the cysB gene encoding HTH-type transcriptional regulator CysB encodes the protein MKLQQLRYIVEVVNHNLNVSSTAEGLYTSQPGISKQVRMLEDELGIQIFARSGKHLTQVTPAGQEIIRIAREVLSKVDAIKSVAGEHTWPDKGSLYIATTHTQARYALPGVIKGFIERYPRVSLHMHQGSPTQIAEAVSKGNADFAIATEALHLYDDLVMLPCYHWNRSIVVTPDHPLAGKGSVTIEELAQYPLVTYTFGFTGRSELDTAFNRAGLTPRIVFTATDADVIKTYVRLGLGVGVIASMAVDPVSDPDLVRLDAHDVFSHSTTKIGFRRSTFLRSYMYDFIQRFAPHLTRDVVDTAVALRSNEDIEEMFKDIKLPEK
- the topA gene encoding type I DNA topoisomerase, whose protein sequence is MGKALVIVESPAKAKTINKYLGNDYVVKSSVGHIRDLPTSGSASKKSADSTSTKGAKKPKKDERSALVNRMGVNPWHNWDAQYEVLPGKEKVVNELKQLAEKADHIYLATDLDREGEAIAWHLREVIGGDDKRYSRVVFNEITKNAIRQAFEKPGELNIDRVNAQQARRFMDRVVGYMVSPLLWKKIARGLSAGRVQSVAVRLVVEREREIKAFVPEEFWEVDANVTTPGGDALPLQVSHHNDKPFRPENRDQTMAAVALLEKARYQVLEREDKPTSSKPGAPFITSTLQQAASTRLGYGVKKTMMMAQRLYEAGYITYMRTDSTNLSQDAVNMVRGYISDNFGKKYLPESANQYASKENSQEAHEAIRPSDVSVLAESLKDMEADAQKLYQLIWRQFVACQMTPAKYDSTTLTVGAGDFRLKARGRILRFDGWTKVMPALRKGDEDRTLPAVNKGDELSLVDLVPAQHFTKPPARFSEASLVKELEKRGIGRPSTYASIISTIQDRGYVRVENRRFYAEKMGEIVTDRLEANFRELMNYDFTAQMEDSLDQVASHQAEWKKVLDSFFSDFTDQLEKAEKDPEEGGMLPNQMVLTSIDCPTCGRKMGIRTATTGVFLGCSGYALSPKERCKTTINLVPENEVLNVLEGDDAETNALRAKRRCKKCGTAMDSYLIDPKRKLHVCGNNPTCDGYEIEEGEFRIKGYDGPIVECEKCGSEMHLKMGRFGKYMACTNDECKNTRKILRNGEVAPPKEDPVPLPELPCEKSDAYFVLRDGAAGVFLAANTFPKSRETRAPLVEELHRFRDRLPEKLRYLADAPQQDPEGNKTVVRFSRKTKQQYVAAEKEGKATGWSAFFVDGKWVEGKK
- a CDS encoding YciN family protein; its protein translation is MQNTTQPIDRASLLIEANKLIRDHEDTLAGIEATGVEQRNGVLIFSGEYFLDEQGLPTPKSTAVFNMFKYLAHTLSEKYHLVD
- the sohB gene encoding protease SohB produces the protein MELLSQYGLFLAKIATVVVAIAVVAVLIVNLTQRKRQRGELRITRLSEQYKEMQEEMSLALLDSHQQKLWLKAQKKKHKQEAKAAKAKAKLNAPQDKATPRVYVLDFKGSMDAHEVSSLREEVTAVLAVATPQDQVVVRLESPGGVVHGYGLAASQLQRLREKQIPLTVAVDKVAASGGYMMACVADKIVAAPFSIIGSIGVVAQIPNFNRFLKNKEIDIELHTAGQYKRTLTLLGENTEEGRQKFREDLNETHHLFKDFVHRMRPTLDIEQVATGEHWYGVQAQEKGLVDEVGTSDDLLLNLMEGRELVGVRFTQRKRLLDRFTNSAAESADRLLLRWLQRGQKPLL
- a CDS encoding YciK family oxidoreductase, producing the protein MHYQPQKNLLHNRIILVTGASDGIGREAALTYAEYGAHVILIGRNEEKLKSVAQEIEAACGTPAPWYTLDLLTCTPAVCQELAQRISAHYPRLDGVLHNAGLLGEVRPMDKQDPDIWQQVMQVNVNGTFFLTQALLPLLLKSESGSLVFTSSSVGREGRANWGAYAVSKFATEGMMQVLAEEYQSRHLRVNCINPGGTRTKMRASAFPSEDPQKLKTPADIMPLYLWLMGDDSRRKTGMTFDAQPGRKPGISQ
- the cobO gene encoding cob(I)yrinic acid a,c-diamide adenosyltransferase — encoded protein: MSEERHQQRQQRLKEQVDARVAAAQDERGIVIVFTGNGKGKTTAAFGTATRAVGHGQKVGVIQFIKGEWPNGERNLLEPHGVEFQVMATGFTWDTQNRETDTAACLAVWEHAKRMLADPSLNMVLLDEITYMVAYDYLPLEAVLDALKNRPVHQTVIVTGRGCHRDILEMADTVSELRPVKHAFDAGIKAQIGIDY